A portion of the Sphaerochaeta pleomorpha str. Grapes genome contains these proteins:
- a CDS encoding cation diffusion facilitator family transporter, with protein sequence MSKKNTELTLLRVTTIICLAFGILGIVAAHRAHSKSMFFDGMYSLVQSLFILTSGIIVTLLFRKDDERFQFGYSAFEPFFIVIRSVVLLTMNFSLAFGALGSALKEGYLIDTSLALSFSLVSLVVCLIVWQILSRFAKNLHSPVLKAEARSWFLDSAISSASVLAIIGIGVAQRTGHLSLAYYIDPIITIVFVLALSPVLSSQLRDNTRELLGGAPPEKIQKNLKKIVSKHVKKNDFLKNEIFAAKQGRNLSITAYIFLKKEMPLKQLDMIRKDILSDLQHYCSWSEADIVFTIDSSWIPLSLPSAISGRTS encoded by the coding sequence TGGGTATTGTCGCAGCACATAGGGCACATTCGAAATCAATGTTTTTCGATGGCATGTATTCTTTGGTACAAAGCCTCTTCATCTTGACCTCAGGCATTATTGTTACCCTTTTGTTTCGGAAAGACGATGAGCGCTTTCAATTCGGGTATAGCGCCTTTGAGCCTTTTTTTATTGTCATCCGCTCAGTTGTGCTTTTGACTATGAATTTTTCCCTCGCCTTCGGGGCCCTGGGCTCCGCTCTCAAGGAAGGCTACCTAATCGATACCTCCTTAGCCCTCTCTTTCTCGCTTGTTTCTTTGGTAGTTTGCCTTATTGTGTGGCAGATTCTCTCCCGTTTTGCAAAGAACCTGCATTCCCCGGTTTTAAAAGCAGAGGCCCGCTCCTGGTTTCTGGACTCTGCAATCAGCTCAGCTTCCGTTCTGGCCATTATCGGCATAGGCGTTGCACAGAGGACCGGTCATCTATCACTCGCCTACTATATTGACCCGATTATAACCATAGTCTTCGTCCTTGCGCTCTCACCGGTACTCAGCAGTCAATTGAGAGATAACACCCGCGAGTTACTCGGAGGTGCACCCCCTGAGAAAATCCAAAAGAATCTCAAAAAAATCGTCAGTAAGCATGTCAAGAAAAATGATTTCCTCAAGAATGAAATCTTTGCTGCAAAACAAGGAAGGAATCTTTCCATCACAGCCTATATCTTTTTGAAAAAAGAGATGCCTTTGAAGCAACTGGACATGATCAGGAAAGATATCCTCTCAGATTTACAACACTATTGCTCCTGGAGCGAAGCCGATATTGTCTTCACCATCGATTCAAGCTGGATTCCCCTTTCCTTGCCTTCTGCTATCTCAGGACGTACTTCTTGA
- a CDS encoding ABC transporter ATP-binding protein, with the protein MVEIRDVSFSYRQGKSSVNLFSSCTHTFEKGQVHAIIGHSGCGKTTLLYLLSGLLQPEAGSLSFDGNDLLDRQSNRAIILQDFGLLPWKRVYDNIALGLRLKQVPQELIAEKVMRIMGEIGIASLSRSFPTQLSGGEKQRCAIARAVVTEPDLLLMDEPFSALDAMNRENMQELLLKIQRRHGMTCIMVTHSIEEAVYLSDSIHVMERDKQGSSVFLPTIENNHQKRDDYRKSPSYFETCVQLRKLLERGNAQ; encoded by the coding sequence ATGGTTGAAATCAGGGACGTATCCTTTTCCTATCGCCAGGGGAAGAGCTCAGTCAACTTATTTTCCTCTTGCACCCATACCTTTGAAAAAGGGCAGGTCCATGCCATAATCGGCCATTCCGGTTGTGGCAAGACCACATTGCTCTATCTGCTTTCGGGTTTGTTACAGCCTGAGGCGGGCTCGTTGTCTTTTGATGGCAACGACCTATTGGATAGGCAAAGTAACAGGGCAATCATCCTCCAGGACTTTGGATTGCTTCCCTGGAAACGGGTATATGACAATATTGCCCTCGGCCTCCGCTTGAAACAAGTACCGCAGGAACTGATTGCAGAAAAAGTGATGCGGATAATGGGAGAGATTGGCATAGCATCGTTGTCACGTTCCTTTCCTACGCAACTGTCAGGAGGAGAGAAGCAACGGTGTGCCATCGCCCGTGCAGTGGTTACGGAACCTGACCTCCTCTTGATGGATGAACCCTTTTCTGCTCTTGATGCCATGAATAGGGAAAATATGCAGGAATTGTTGCTCAAAATCCAGAGACGTCACGGGATGACGTGCATTATGGTAACCCATAGCATTGAAGAGGCTGTGTATCTCAGTGATTCCATCCATGTAATGGAACGGGATAAACAAGGTTCCTCGGTATTCCTTCCGACAATCGAAAACAATCACCAGAAAAGGGATGACTACCGTAAGAGCCCCTCCTATTTTGAGACTTGTGTCCAGCTTCGGAAATTGCTTGAAAGGGGGAATGCCCAATGA
- a CDS encoding UbiX family flavin prenyltransferase, giving the protein MKQIVVAITGATGSVYALHLLQRLGQNQEVFVHLVVSLWGERVMVEETGKTLAEWLAFLPGDRIRLHNHGDLASPLASGSFPIDAMVVIPCTMGTLGSLACGLSSNLIERAASVALKEKRPLVLVARETPLSSIHLQNMLTLSNAGAMILPPVPTFYCHPKTVDDIIDSTVDRVLDSLHLADTNTKRWS; this is encoded by the coding sequence ATGAAACAGATTGTTGTCGCTATTACCGGGGCCACCGGTTCCGTATATGCTTTGCATCTGTTACAGAGGCTAGGGCAGAACCAAGAGGTGTTTGTGCATCTGGTAGTATCTCTTTGGGGTGAAAGGGTAATGGTTGAGGAAACCGGTAAGACACTAGCAGAATGGCTTGCCTTTCTGCCAGGGGACAGGATCAGATTGCATAACCATGGGGACTTGGCTTCTCCCCTTGCAAGCGGTTCGTTCCCTATCGATGCAATGGTCGTTATTCCCTGCACGATGGGTACGCTTGGTTCCCTTGCCTGCGGTCTTTCCTCAAACCTGATCGAGCGAGCCGCCAGTGTAGCCCTGAAGGAAAAGCGACCCCTTGTCCTGGTTGCAAGGGAAACCCCTTTGTCTTCCATCCATCTGCAGAACATGTTGACCTTGAGCAATGCAGGGGCGATGATACTTCCCCCTGTCCCTACGTTTTATTGCCACCCAAAAACGGTGGATGACATTATAGATTCTACAGTTGACAGGGTATTGGATTCCCTGCATCTTGCCGATACGAATACCAAACGATGGAGTTGA
- a CDS encoding 4-hydroxybenzoate octaprenyltransferase → MKKDSIKPLKIAQAVMIQHTLFSLPFAASALLLETGGVIPSQKLLWIFLAIIGARNGANALNRLVDHSLDAKNPRTAGRHLPSSRLTRFDLWVFALACILLLVGSTCMLNWLCVALLPVALAMVFTYSYTKRFTYLCHYFLGATVAIAPMGTLLALNGAFAFRYFIVSAAVATWVAGFDIIYATQDIDFDREQGLHSIPARFGAKKALYIAAFSHLVSFVLLVLWGSFYQVGFWYYGGCLAVGSLLFVENALVAPGTLKHVTTAAYHINEIVSVLFLTFVALEVYLP, encoded by the coding sequence TTGAAAAAGGATAGTATAAAACCTTTGAAGATTGCCCAGGCAGTTATGATCCAGCATACCTTGTTCTCGCTTCCCTTTGCTGCCTCTGCACTGTTGCTGGAAACCGGAGGGGTAATCCCAAGCCAGAAATTGTTGTGGATTTTCCTTGCGATCATCGGGGCAAGAAACGGTGCCAATGCCCTCAATAGGTTGGTGGACCATTCTCTCGATGCCAAAAATCCAAGGACTGCGGGAAGGCACCTTCCTTCAAGTCGTCTTACACGCTTTGACCTTTGGGTCTTTGCCCTTGCCTGTATCCTGCTTTTGGTCGGTTCGACCTGTATGCTCAACTGGTTGTGTGTCGCTTTGCTACCGGTAGCCCTGGCAATGGTTTTTACCTATTCCTATACCAAGCGGTTTACCTATCTTTGTCATTATTTTCTCGGGGCCACGGTTGCCATCGCCCCCATGGGGACGTTGTTGGCGTTAAACGGAGCGTTTGCCTTCAGGTATTTTATCGTGTCTGCGGCGGTTGCCACTTGGGTTGCAGGATTTGACATCATCTATGCCACGCAGGATATAGACTTTGACCGTGAGCAGGGCTTGCATTCGATCCCTGCAAGGTTTGGTGCGAAAAAAGCATTGTATATTGCTGCTTTTTCCCATCTGGTTTCATTTGTCCTCTTAGTGCTCTGGGGGTCTTTCTACCAGGTAGGTTTTTGGTATTATGGTGGATGCCTGGCAGTGGGCAGCCTGTTGTTTGTAGAAAATGCCTTGGTTGCCCCAGGTACATTGAAACATGTGACTACTGCAGCTTACCATATCAATGAAATTGTCAGTGTATTGTTTCTTACATTCGTAGCTTTGGAGGTATACCTGCCATGA
- a CDS encoding major membrane immunogen, membrane-anchored lipoprotein, with protein sequence MKRNSLLTCLVLLSSVALLVTGCSKEAVKSETEAAETVVKQVVAAPVPAKQAEPAKYADGIYFAMDDAFASSGWKETATVTVQGGKIVSADWNGVNSNGGADKKTFDKAGKYNMVKFGNAQADWSVQAAKAEAYLVSTQDPAKITYKDNEGHTDDIAGVSVHVSAFFNLAAKALSAGPVGRGPLADGVYFAIDEAYASSGWKDYVSLTVINGRIAGADWSGVNMANQDKKAFDKAGNYNMVKFGGAQADWYVQAEKAEAYLIANQDFAKLSYSDNEGHTDDIAGVSVHVGGFANLVGKALAAGPVAIGSYADGTYFASEDAFGSTGWKETVSLFVSNGRIVNVNWSGVNENGDDKKAYSADGSYGMVAIGKASAEWHVQAAAVENYLLSTQDPAKISYKDSEGHTDDIGGASIHVSSFFTLVNKALAAGVVKK encoded by the coding sequence ATGAAAAGGAATTCTTTGCTTACCTGTTTGGTCTTGCTTTCTTCCGTTGCTTTGCTGGTCACAGGCTGTTCGAAGGAAGCTGTTAAGTCAGAAACGGAAGCCGCTGAGACCGTAGTTAAACAAGTTGTTGCAGCCCCTGTGCCTGCCAAGCAGGCAGAACCTGCCAAATATGCCGATGGTATATATTTCGCAATGGATGACGCTTTTGCCTCTTCAGGGTGGAAGGAAACCGCTACTGTTACCGTACAGGGCGGGAAAATTGTCTCCGCAGATTGGAACGGGGTCAATAGTAACGGTGGTGCCGATAAAAAGACGTTTGACAAGGCTGGAAAATACAATATGGTCAAGTTTGGCAATGCCCAGGCTGACTGGTCTGTACAGGCTGCCAAAGCCGAGGCCTATTTGGTTTCCACCCAGGACCCTGCCAAGATTACCTACAAGGACAATGAAGGCCATACCGACGACATTGCCGGGGTTTCTGTGCATGTAAGTGCATTTTTCAACCTTGCCGCGAAAGCTCTCAGTGCAGGTCCTGTCGGCCGTGGGCCCCTGGCCGACGGAGTTTATTTTGCAATCGATGAAGCATATGCTTCCTCAGGCTGGAAAGACTATGTTTCACTCACTGTTATCAATGGCCGCATAGCCGGTGCCGATTGGAGTGGTGTGAACATGGCCAACCAGGATAAGAAGGCTTTCGATAAAGCCGGAAACTATAACATGGTCAAATTCGGTGGAGCCCAGGCTGACTGGTACGTTCAGGCCGAGAAAGCCGAAGCCTATCTCATTGCAAACCAGGATTTTGCCAAGCTTTCCTATTCTGACAATGAAGGTCATACCGATGACATTGCAGGGGTGTCCGTGCATGTAGGCGGGTTTGCCAACCTTGTCGGGAAAGCCCTCGCAGCCGGTCCTGTTGCCATCGGTTCCTACGCCGATGGAACCTACTTTGCCAGTGAGGACGCTTTTGGCTCAACCGGCTGGAAAGAGACTGTATCCCTGTTTGTGAGCAATGGCAGAATTGTCAATGTTAACTGGAGTGGAGTAAACGAGAATGGTGATGACAAGAAAGCCTATTCTGCCGATGGTTCTTATGGCATGGTTGCAATTGGCAAGGCAAGCGCTGAATGGCATGTCCAGGCAGCTGCTGTCGAGAATTATCTACTGTCCACCCAGGATCCTGCAAAGATTTCCTACAAGGACAGTGAAGGCCATACCGATGATATCGGTGGTGCCTCAATTCATGTTTCAAGCTTCTTCACCCTTGTTAACAAGGCTCTTGCTGCTGGTGTAGTAAAGAAATAA
- a CDS encoding polyprenyl synthetase family protein yields MNDFWNDEKDIQTELELVHDLIISTVDKAQGFIRPVLHSHVKTQGKLLRPALVLITSNLSGETDRNQAVRIASVLEFIHLASLVHDDIIDSAQKRRGNLTVFAQVGAKQAVLAGDYLLACAMSLLTGKEADMDNVVVSNALVRLCESELNQDAGQGNFFISEREYFKRIAGKTASLFALSCYAGSSTAKLPRELRKRCHRIGYSLGMAFQIQDDILDFTGSESKLGKTIGNDLRCGIPTLPLILALKTENEKSTLERPLHDLLAKNKSLSASATKKAVSLVLSLGGVEQAKVVADRYGNRALNDIQSLQHEKVEKQLSSLFEKLSIRSR; encoded by the coding sequence ATGAATGATTTCTGGAATGATGAAAAAGATATCCAAACAGAATTGGAACTTGTACATGATTTGATTATCAGCACCGTGGATAAAGCCCAGGGCTTTATCCGACCGGTGCTGCATTCACATGTAAAAACACAAGGAAAACTACTTCGGCCTGCTTTGGTTCTCATTACCTCCAACCTAAGCGGAGAGACAGACCGAAACCAAGCTGTTCGTATAGCAAGTGTACTTGAATTCATACACCTAGCTTCACTTGTCCATGACGATATAATCGACTCTGCCCAGAAACGGAGGGGGAACCTTACTGTTTTTGCACAGGTCGGGGCAAAACAAGCAGTGCTTGCAGGGGATTACCTGCTTGCCTGCGCCATGTCGTTGCTCACAGGTAAAGAAGCGGATATGGACAATGTAGTCGTTTCCAATGCTTTGGTAAGATTGTGTGAAAGCGAGTTGAACCAAGATGCCGGCCAAGGCAATTTTTTCATCTCTGAAAGGGAATATTTCAAGCGCATCGCTGGAAAGACAGCCTCGCTATTCGCCTTGAGCTGTTATGCCGGTTCCTCGACTGCAAAACTCCCAAGGGAACTGAGAAAAAGATGCCATCGCATAGGATATTCTTTGGGAATGGCCTTCCAGATCCAAGATGACATTCTTGACTTTACCGGAAGCGAGTCAAAACTCGGGAAAACCATCGGCAATGACCTGAGGTGTGGGATCCCCACCCTTCCTTTGATTCTTGCCCTGAAGACGGAGAACGAAAAAAGCACTCTGGAGCGTCCTCTCCATGATTTGCTTGCAAAAAACAAATCTCTTTCGGCTTCTGCGACCAAAAAGGCCGTTTCCCTGGTACTGAGTCTCGGTGGCGTAGAGCAGGCAAAAGTTGTAGCAGACAGGTATGGAAACAGAGCGCTAAATGACATACAATCGTTACAACACGAGAAGGTAGAAAAACAACTTTCTTCCCTTTTCGAAAAATTATCCATACGATCGAGATAG
- a CDS encoding ABC transporter substrate-binding protein, producing MKGKKSSLLMVFLLVVACSLFAQPNAEIQTIRIGIMPDVDSLPFMLASWQNLFEKQGVSVELVKFQSPVERDAAFQAGKIDGMVGDTLGALFLEQAGFDISILSVTNGRYGIAASPNGAITSLNELAGKEIAVSSNTIIEYLADSLVLSTGVAEADLKLIAVPKIPVRMELLLNGQIPAACLPEPLYTLVVTKGAKALGDSTSLPDAPGVMIFASSFSDKNRSTLTKVFKAYWEAGQLINANPDGYRTFLVEQAGFPQPVGPVFSFVTYEKPRVPTPSQVQKVVDWMHGRQLLDAEPSYGDLVDPLVVQAL from the coding sequence ATGAAAGGGAAAAAGAGTAGTTTGCTTATGGTTTTTCTGCTGGTTGTCGCATGCAGTCTGTTTGCCCAGCCAAATGCAGAAATACAAACAATACGGATTGGAATCATGCCCGATGTCGATTCCCTTCCCTTTATGCTCGCTTCCTGGCAGAACCTGTTCGAGAAACAGGGGGTGTCTGTTGAACTGGTCAAATTTCAGAGCCCTGTCGAACGTGATGCCGCGTTCCAGGCAGGAAAGATAGACGGAATGGTGGGCGATACCCTCGGTGCTTTGTTTCTTGAGCAGGCTGGGTTTGACATTTCAATACTCTCTGTAACCAATGGCCGTTATGGTATAGCAGCCTCCCCAAATGGGGCTATTACCAGTCTCAACGAGCTTGCTGGAAAGGAAATAGCAGTCAGTAGCAACACGATTATCGAATATCTGGCTGATTCCCTGGTTCTTTCGACCGGGGTCGCTGAAGCAGATTTGAAACTTATTGCAGTTCCCAAAATCCCAGTGCGGATGGAGTTGTTGCTCAATGGGCAGATTCCTGCAGCCTGCCTTCCGGAGCCTCTCTATACATTGGTAGTTACAAAAGGTGCAAAAGCATTGGGTGACAGTACCTCGTTGCCCGATGCCCCGGGGGTGATGATTTTTGCCTCGTCGTTTTCCGATAAAAACCGTAGCACCCTGACAAAGGTTTTCAAAGCCTATTGGGAAGCAGGCCAGCTTATCAATGCGAACCCCGATGGATATCGTACTTTTTTGGTGGAGCAGGCAGGTTTTCCCCAACCAGTCGGACCGGTTTTTTCCTTTGTTACCTATGAAAAGCCCCGTGTTCCTACACCCTCACAGGTACAGAAAGTTGTCGACTGGATGCATGGTAGGCAGCTTTTAGATGCAGAACCCTCCTATGGGGATCTGGTCGACCCGCTTGTTGTACAGGCTTTGTAA
- a CDS encoding FAD-dependent oxidoreductase has product MEKKRIVILGGGYAGVHAAKKLHKAFKKMQDKVEIILIDRNRHHILMTELHEVAGNRVDEESVKISYERIFAGKMVTVVQDEIESIDFEGQKLKGKRNVYAYDQLIISTGAEATDFRIPGVKDHAFYLWSLEDALRIRTHVEQMVKEASFEPNKEKRAQLLTFVVAGGGFTGVELVGELIEWLPLLCKKYGVDYSEVNLINAEALGSILNMLPEKPRAKAVKYMQKKGVKILLNSLIVNVDADGFTTKDGTVFKTKTLIWTCGIKGSDFCANLPITEGKRGRMQVSAFMQCPDHKNVYLAGDGLWYLEDNNPVPQIVEAAEQTAATAAEGIIHTIYEELGLKTKPVKPFKSNFHGFMVSLGGKYAVSHTGGFSMSGFFAQMIKHLVNMYYQAGVCGINGAWTYFKHEILQIKNKRSLIGGMAAYRVPSYWVVFLRMYLGVMWLIEGIGKIKDGWLTDTTGGKVYWDTAATVWEAGADAVGAASEQVAEVATAAVDGVTQTVAQFAPPLIAQPLALYTWINTTFVAQFPYFFQLMIVLAEVGIGLCFIGGLFTFPAAIVSLGLSIMFLIGAMAGKEILWYMAVSIVMLGGAGRAFGLDYWVMPYLKKVWNKTPLAKKTYLFMDEPEFTKKQMAKRMAKQKDLI; this is encoded by the coding sequence ATGGAAAAAAAGCGTATTGTGATACTGGGCGGAGGTTATGCTGGGGTCCATGCAGCAAAAAAACTTCACAAAGCCTTCAAGAAAATGCAGGACAAAGTAGAAATCATCCTCATTGACAGAAACAGACATCATATACTGATGACTGAATTGCATGAAGTTGCAGGAAACCGCGTCGATGAAGAATCTGTCAAGATCTCCTATGAACGGATTTTTGCAGGGAAGATGGTAACGGTTGTCCAGGATGAAATTGAATCCATAGACTTCGAAGGCCAAAAGCTCAAGGGAAAACGCAATGTCTATGCTTATGACCAGCTGATTATTTCCACCGGAGCCGAAGCTACAGACTTCAGAATCCCCGGCGTCAAAGACCATGCCTTTTACCTGTGGAGCCTTGAAGACGCTTTGAGGATCCGCACTCATGTTGAGCAGATGGTCAAGGAAGCATCCTTCGAACCTAACAAGGAAAAGCGAGCCCAGCTGTTGACCTTCGTGGTTGCCGGCGGTGGATTTACCGGTGTTGAACTTGTCGGGGAACTGATTGAATGGTTACCCTTGCTCTGCAAAAAATACGGTGTGGACTATTCTGAGGTAAACCTCATCAACGCAGAGGCCTTGGGAAGTATTTTGAACATGTTGCCCGAGAAACCCAGGGCAAAAGCCGTCAAATATATGCAGAAAAAGGGTGTCAAAATCCTCCTCAATTCTTTGATTGTCAATGTCGATGCCGATGGTTTCACCACCAAAGACGGTACGGTGTTCAAGACCAAGACCTTAATCTGGACCTGTGGTATCAAGGGTTCTGATTTCTGTGCGAACCTCCCTATTACGGAAGGCAAGCGTGGAAGAATGCAGGTTTCCGCTTTCATGCAGTGTCCAGACCATAAAAATGTCTACCTTGCAGGTGACGGACTCTGGTACCTTGAAGACAATAACCCCGTTCCTCAGATTGTCGAGGCTGCCGAACAGACAGCTGCTACCGCTGCCGAAGGCATTATCCATACAATATATGAAGAATTGGGCCTGAAGACAAAACCCGTAAAGCCGTTCAAATCGAATTTCCATGGATTCATGGTTTCCCTTGGTGGCAAATATGCAGTTTCCCATACAGGTGGATTTTCCATGTCCGGGTTCTTCGCCCAGATGATCAAACACTTGGTCAACATGTACTACCAGGCAGGCGTCTGTGGTATAAACGGGGCTTGGACTTACTTCAAGCATGAAATCCTCCAGATTAAAAACAAGCGGTCTCTCATCGGTGGCATGGCTGCCTACAGGGTCCCTTCCTATTGGGTAGTGTTTTTGCGCATGTACCTCGGTGTCATGTGGCTTATCGAAGGAATCGGGAAAATCAAAGACGGTTGGCTTACCGATACTACTGGCGGTAAAGTCTATTGGGATACCGCAGCCACTGTATGGGAAGCAGGTGCCGATGCCGTCGGTGCTGCCTCAGAGCAGGTTGCAGAGGTCGCCACTGCCGCAGTCGACGGGGTCACCCAGACAGTTGCCCAGTTTGCTCCTCCTCTCATCGCCCAGCCTTTGGCCCTGTATACCTGGATCAACACGACGTTTGTTGCCCAATTCCCCTACTTCTTCCAGCTCATGATCGTATTGGCTGAGGTTGGAATCGGATTGTGTTTCATCGGAGGTCTTTTCACCTTCCCTGCAGCAATCGTTTCCCTTGGCTTGTCTATCATGTTCCTTATCGGGGCTATGGCAGGAAAGGAAATCCTCTGGTATATGGCAGTGTCCATTGTTATGCTTGGTGGTGCTGGTCGTGCATTCGGCCTCGATTACTGGGTAATGCCTTATTTGAAAAAGGTTTGGAACAAGACTCCTCTTGCCAAGAAAACCTATCTGTTCATGGATGAACCCGAGTTCACCAAAAAGCAGATGGCAAAACGGATGGCAAAACAGAAGGATCTTATTTAA
- a CDS encoding ABC transporter permease, producing MKKAGFLLIASWYALAFLAGKPFLPYPHAVASHTVLALLQGSLVRHLGISTYRIFIALITATVLATWLGLAAGRSRKTDKMLTPFAYILYPIPKVALLPVIMLFLGLGNLSKVFLIGLIIFFQLYFVIRDAAQAVDERYVDSVRSLGASRFAILVHVILPSVLPSLFTALRVSTGTATAVLFLAETFATTTGLGWYIMDSWARMDYLDMYAGMVCLSLLATGFFALFSFLDRHLCPWMHLRDRESS from the coding sequence ATGAAGAAGGCAGGATTCTTGCTTATAGCATCGTGGTATGCCCTGGCCTTTTTGGCAGGGAAGCCCTTTCTTCCCTATCCCCATGCCGTGGCTTCTCATACGGTGCTTGCGCTTTTACAGGGGTCTTTGGTAAGACATCTGGGAATATCGACCTACAGGATTTTCATTGCACTCATTACAGCAACTGTTCTGGCAACCTGGCTGGGCCTCGCAGCTGGCAGGAGCCGAAAAACCGACAAAATGCTTACGCCTTTTGCCTATATCCTCTACCCGATACCAAAGGTTGCTTTATTGCCGGTAATCATGTTGTTTTTGGGGCTTGGAAACCTATCCAAGGTATTTCTCATTGGTTTGATAATATTTTTCCAGCTGTATTTTGTCATAAGGGATGCAGCTCAGGCCGTAGATGAGCGTTATGTCGATTCTGTACGCAGCCTTGGTGCTTCCCGGTTTGCCATTTTGGTACATGTCATACTTCCTTCCGTGTTACCTTCGCTGTTTACTGCACTGAGGGTTTCTACCGGTACTGCAACAGCCGTTTTATTCTTGGCCGAAACCTTTGCAACGACAACTGGATTGGGGTGGTATATTATGGACAGCTGGGCAAGGATGGACTATCTGGATATGTATGCAGGCATGGTATGCCTGAGCCTCTTGGCAACTGGGTTCTTCGCCCTGTTTTCCTTTTTGGACAGACATCTCTGTCCCTGGATGCATCTGAGGGACAGAGAATCCTCTTGA
- a CDS encoding menaquinone biosynthesis decarboxylase, with product MAYKDIQDFIQRLEAEGELCRITQEVDPYLEITEITDRVSKAGGPALLFERVKGSEYPVLMNAMGSYKRMAMALGVGNLEEKQKEIDDLIKWGFSQAKSIDIASIIPKLSIFRSFFPKKVRKAACQEVIDHNPDLSKLPVLTCWPQDGGPFFTLPLVFTRDPETGVSNLGMYRMQVFDKNTTGMHWHIHKDGSHFYQKYKERNEMMPVAVALGCDPAITYAATAPLPEGIYEILFAGFLRGKPVDMVDCVTILLQVPADAEFVLEGYVDPQEKLHTEGPFGDHTGYYSLQGEYPVFHVQCITHKKKPIYPATVVGKPPMEDCFMAKATERLFLPLLQLVIPEIVDLELPLSGVFHNCAIVSIKKRFPGQVKKVMYALWGLGQMMYTKMIIVVDADVDVHDLSTVMWKVFNNIDGKRDVVFSEGPLDALDHASPLPLQGTRLGIDATKKTPLDGHTRLWPDDIVMDSAVVRHVDEIWDQLGIEV from the coding sequence ATGGCATACAAAGACATACAGGATTTTATACAGAGACTGGAAGCAGAAGGGGAACTGTGCAGAATTACACAGGAGGTCGACCCCTATCTTGAAATAACGGAAATTACTGACCGTGTCAGTAAGGCAGGGGGACCTGCTTTGCTATTCGAACGGGTAAAAGGATCAGAGTACCCGGTTTTGATGAATGCCATGGGGTCGTATAAACGTATGGCCATGGCATTGGGGGTTGGAAACCTTGAAGAGAAGCAAAAGGAAATTGATGATTTGATCAAATGGGGATTCAGTCAGGCAAAGAGTATTGATATTGCCTCGATTATCCCCAAATTATCGATATTCCGATCTTTCTTTCCCAAAAAAGTCAGAAAAGCTGCGTGCCAGGAAGTGATTGATCACAATCCCGATCTTTCAAAACTGCCTGTGCTGACCTGCTGGCCCCAGGATGGGGGACCTTTCTTTACCTTGCCTCTGGTCTTCACCCGCGACCCAGAAACAGGTGTTTCCAATTTGGGTATGTACCGGATGCAAGTGTTTGATAAAAACACCACCGGGATGCATTGGCATATCCATAAGGACGGATCCCATTTTTATCAGAAGTATAAAGAGCGAAACGAAATGATGCCAGTTGCGGTGGCGCTTGGTTGCGACCCTGCCATAACCTATGCTGCAACAGCCCCTCTTCCCGAGGGAATCTATGAGATTCTCTTTGCAGGTTTTTTACGGGGAAAACCGGTAGATATGGTCGATTGTGTCACCATCCTCCTACAAGTGCCTGCAGATGCCGAGTTTGTGCTCGAAGGATATGTTGATCCTCAGGAAAAACTGCATACAGAAGGTCCCTTTGGTGATCATACAGGCTATTACTCGCTGCAAGGGGAATATCCTGTGTTCCATGTCCAATGTATTACCCATAAGAAGAAACCTATCTATCCTGCAACGGTGGTTGGTAAACCGCCGATGGAGGATTGTTTTATGGCAAAGGCCACTGAACGGTTGTTCCTTCCGCTCCTTCAATTGGTAATCCCTGAGATTGTAGACCTTGAATTGCCGCTTTCCGGGGTATTCCACAACTGTGCGATTGTTTCGATCAAAAAGCGATTCCCTGGCCAGGTCAAGAAAGTGATGTACGCCCTCTGGGGGCTAGGACAAATGATGTATACCAAAATGATCATTGTCGTAGACGCTGATGTCGATGTCCATGACCTCTCAACGGTAATGTGGAAAGTCTTCAACAATATCGATGGGAAGCGTGATGTCGTGTTCTCGGAAGGTCCCCTTGATGCCCTTGACCATGCTTCGCCTCTTCCCCTGCAAGGAACCAGATTGGGGATCGATGCAACCAAGAAGACCCCCCTCGATGGACATACCCGGCTTTGGCCTGATGATATCGTCATGGATAGTGCAGTAGTCCGCCATGTCGACGAAATCTGGGATCAACTGGGGATCGAGGTATAA